Proteins co-encoded in one Sinobacterium norvegicum genomic window:
- a CDS encoding DUF3604 domain-containing protein encodes MPNFTPLRSLALCTLSMAIVSCSKLDDPTLESSLSTDSSKATYQNTIGGSMVMSFWQDPDFNPAAEAFYYVRVLVIPTPRWSTFDAVKLGIKPMQPESIQERAITSAIWYTP; translated from the coding sequence ATGCCTAATTTCACCCCACTCCGCAGCCTCGCGCTGTGCACTCTGTCGATGGCCATTGTCAGCTGTTCTAAACTCGATGACCCGACTCTTGAAAGCTCACTCAGCACCGACAGCAGCAAGGCAACCTACCAAAACACCATTGGCGGCTCCATGGTAATGAGTTTTTGGCAGGACCCTGATTTTAACCCAGCGGCAGAGGCGTTTTACTATGTCAGGGTGTTAGTGATTCCAACCCCACGTTGGTCTACCTTCGATGCGGTGAAGCTGGGGATTAAACCGATGCAGCCAGAGTCGATTCAAGAGCGCGCGATTACTTCGGCGATTTGGTATACGCCGTGA
- the yghU gene encoding glutathione-dependent disulfide-bond oxidoreductase has protein sequence MSIDKTYIPPKVWRENADSENRFSNINRPVSGATHEKALSVGKHPIQLYSLATPNGVKVTVLLEELLALDKSEVEYDAWLVNIMDGGQFSSGFVELNPNSKIPTMADHSTTPPTRIFESGAIMVYLAEKCGAFLPTEPAARAECLSWLFWNIGSAPFLGGGFGHFYAYAPEKLEYPINRYTLEVKRQLDVLDKTLAEREYLCGDDYTIADIANFAWYGELVIGNLYGGQEFLAVDTYTHVQRWAKQIKARPAVQRGERVNRVWGDEATRVMERHSASDFD, from the coding sequence ATGAGTATCGATAAAACCTATATACCCCCCAAGGTGTGGCGTGAAAACGCAGACAGCGAAAACCGTTTTTCTAACATTAACCGTCCGGTGTCTGGCGCCACCCATGAAAAAGCGCTGTCTGTTGGCAAGCACCCTATTCAACTTTATTCATTGGCCACACCCAATGGCGTGAAAGTAACGGTATTACTTGAAGAGCTGTTAGCACTGGATAAAAGCGAGGTGGAGTACGACGCTTGGCTGGTCAACATTATGGATGGCGGTCAGTTCAGCAGCGGCTTTGTTGAGCTCAACCCCAACTCAAAAATTCCCACCATGGCCGACCACAGCACCACGCCACCGACGCGTATTTTTGAGTCCGGTGCCATCATGGTGTATCTGGCGGAAAAATGCGGCGCGTTTTTACCCACTGAGCCTGCCGCACGCGCCGAGTGTCTGTCGTGGTTATTCTGGAATATTGGCAGCGCGCCATTTTTGGGTGGCGGCTTTGGTCACTTTTACGCCTACGCGCCAGAAAAGCTCGAATACCCCATCAACCGCTACACCCTAGAAGTCAAACGCCAGCTGGATGTATTGGACAAGACCTTGGCCGAACGTGAATACCTGTGCGGCGATGACTATACCATTGCCGACATCGCTAACTTTGCCTGGTACGGCGAGCTGGTGATTGGCAATCTTTATGGCGGCCAAGAATTTTTAGCCGTCGATACCTACACCCACGTACAACGCTGGGCCAAGCAAATAAAAGCCCGCCCTGCGGTACAGCGCGGCGAGCGCGTCAACAGAGTCTGGGGCGATGAAGCAACCCGTGTAATGGAGCGTCACAGCGCCAGTGATTTCGATTAA
- a CDS encoding permease — MTITQDMVLDTLGMFAFLAVELTILFLLISYLVGVLQEYIPPAKIQSILSGKNGKGYVVAALLGAITPFCSCSTIPFLKGLLRAKAGFGTMMVFLFASPLLNPIIIGLFAVTFGLQVTVFYFAIAMGVSVIAGFTLEKLGFEKYVKAEAYVAPVAKGCGTGCGGNAAPVSKWLRIWHSTWVDFKKVLPYLAGGIALGSMIYGFMPTEWVASVASNSNPFAIPVAAVIGIPLYIRAEAVIPLSAALAAKGMGLGAVMALIIGSAGASLTEVILLKSIFKNPMIIAFLVVILGMAVSAGFLYQFIF, encoded by the coding sequence ATGACCATCACTCAAGACATGGTGCTAGACACCCTCGGGATGTTTGCCTTCCTCGCGGTAGAGCTGACTATCCTCTTCTTATTAATCAGCTACCTCGTCGGTGTGCTGCAGGAGTATATTCCCCCTGCCAAGATACAGAGCATCTTGAGCGGCAAGAACGGCAAGGGTTATGTGGTTGCCGCGCTGCTGGGGGCGATCACGCCGTTCTGTTCCTGCTCCACCATCCCGTTCTTAAAAGGGTTGCTACGAGCCAAGGCCGGTTTCGGTACCATGATGGTCTTCCTCTTCGCCAGCCCGCTGCTTAACCCGATTATTATCGGTTTGTTTGCCGTCACCTTTGGCCTGCAGGTCACCGTGTTCTACTTTGCCATCGCCATGGGGGTCTCGGTTATTGCCGGCTTCACGTTAGAGAAACTGGGCTTTGAGAAGTACGTTAAAGCCGAGGCCTATGTCGCCCCCGTAGCCAAGGGCTGTGGTACCGGCTGTGGTGGTAACGCCGCACCGGTCAGCAAGTGGCTGAGAATTTGGCATAGCACCTGGGTCGATTTCAAAAAGGTATTACCCTACTTGGCCGGCGGTATTGCCCTGGGCTCGATGATTTATGGCTTTATGCCCACCGAGTGGGTCGCCAGTGTCGCCAGTAACAGCAACCCCTTTGCGATTCCGGTGGCGGCGGTGATTGGTATTCCGCTCTACATTCGTGCAGAGGCGGTGATTCCACTCAGTGCAGCCTTGGCGGCAAAAGGCATGGGGTTGGGCGCCGTCATGGCCTTGATCATCGGCAGTGCCGGGGCGAGTTTAACCGAAGTGATTTTACTGAAATCGATCTTCAAAAACCCAATGATTATCGCCTTCTTAGTGGTCATCCTCGGTATGGCCGTCAGCGCTGGTTTCCTTTACCAGTTCATCTTCTAA
- a CDS encoding metallophosphoesterase family protein, giving the protein MLKAIFSLLIVVFLASAYNTAYADDTPITAVAPPVVDDSLVRFAIIGDLTGGERQGVFEVAAESIAAMKPDFIISVGDLIDGGTENVDQMNREWQSFNHKLNKGDLDFYPVVGNHDISNPVMRDWYEQTVGPRYYHFIYKDALFLVLDSEDFSDDFFADLKLKRNEAIAIYNNNPVDYPNTAYAKMPQREYGEISAAQTQYMTDTIAANKQVRWVFLFMHKPVWQDDNESNFKKIEAALGGEKYTVFNGHVHGYQYTQRLGRDYIQLATTGGAMIKSAAKNMDHILWVGLTDQPSYLNIKLNGMLDKTGQVPANGDALCLRDDSCAGAR; this is encoded by the coding sequence ATGCTCAAAGCCATCTTCAGCCTGTTAATCGTGGTCTTTCTTGCCTCGGCCTATAACACGGCCTATGCCGACGATACACCGATCACAGCAGTTGCCCCCCCCGTGGTCGACGACAGCCTGGTGCGCTTTGCCATCATTGGCGACCTCACCGGCGGTGAGCGTCAGGGGGTGTTTGAGGTGGCCGCTGAGAGTATTGCTGCGATGAAACCCGATTTTATTATCAGTGTGGGTGATTTGATCGACGGCGGCACCGAGAATGTTGATCAAATGAACCGCGAGTGGCAGAGCTTCAATCACAAGCTGAATAAGGGGGATTTGGATTTTTACCCGGTGGTAGGTAACCATGATATCTCCAACCCCGTTATGCGTGATTGGTATGAGCAAACCGTTGGCCCTCGTTATTATCATTTTATCTATAAAGATGCGCTTTTTTTGGTGCTAGACAGCGAGGATTTTAGCGATGACTTTTTCGCCGACTTAAAGTTAAAGCGCAACGAGGCTATTGCGATCTACAACAATAACCCGGTGGATTACCCCAACACCGCATACGCCAAGATGCCGCAGCGAGAGTACGGTGAAATCAGTGCTGCCCAGACCCAATATATGACGGACACGATAGCGGCTAATAAACAGGTTCGCTGGGTATTTCTGTTTATGCACAAGCCTGTTTGGCAGGATGACAACGAAAGTAATTTCAAAAAAATAGAAGCGGCACTCGGTGGCGAGAAGTACACGGTATTTAATGGCCATGTCCATGGCTATCAATATACCCAGCGTTTGGGTCGCGACTATATTCAGCTGGCCACGACCGGCGGCGCAATGATAAAAAGCGCAGCCAAGAATATGGATCACATCCTATGGGTGGGGCTAACGGATCAGCCAAGCTATTTGAATATTAAGCTGAACGGCATGCTGGATAAAACCGGCCAGGTACCCGCCAACGGCGATGCCCTGTGCCTGCGTGACGACAGCTGTGCAGGCGCGAGGTGA
- a CDS encoding VOC family protein has product MKMNHVGILVGDMDKAVEFYTQALGLKLVMGNTKVEEERETAIGRMCIAVFGDGFKGFNIAHLVTSDGIGVELFEMKERQERHVVDFSRIGIFHFCLETDDFDGVIAKTKALGGKSRMDIMRYHPEDDSKPYQMTYLEDPFGNLFELYSHTYQETYSSEYE; this is encoded by the coding sequence ATGAAAATGAATCACGTAGGTATTCTTGTTGGCGACATGGATAAGGCTGTCGAGTTTTACACCCAGGCGTTAGGCCTTAAGCTGGTAATGGGTAATACCAAGGTTGAAGAAGAACGCGAGACCGCCATTGGCAGGATGTGTATCGCCGTCTTTGGTGACGGCTTTAAGGGCTTTAACATCGCCCACCTGGTGACCAGCGATGGTATTGGTGTTGAGCTGTTTGAAATGAAAGAGCGTCAGGAGCGCCATGTTGTCGACTTCTCTCGCATCGGCATTTTTCACTTCTGCCTGGAGACCGATGACTTCGACGGCGTGATTGCCAAAACCAAGGCGCTCGGCGGTAAGTCGCGGATGGATATCATGCGTTATCACCCCGAAGACGATAGCAAGCCTTACCAGATGACCTACCTAGAAGACCCGTTTGGCAATCTGTTTGAGCTTTACTCACACACCTATCAAGAGACCTACTCCTCTGAATACGAGTAA
- a CDS encoding GNAT family N-acetyltransferase, with amino-acid sequence MTTKVLIRAANKNDHSFIVDLSPRLAEVAQLDWHTDDVINKMQYDYIAEMLAETSQRNGTFIAEANNIPLGFIHVRTHKDSISGETSGTIPLLAVTAESQGLGVGKMLMACAEKWAKDLGCRLLHLEVFANNKKASGFYQTLGFKPETVHMIKTIQ; translated from the coding sequence ATGACAACTAAGGTATTAATTCGAGCCGCGAACAAAAATGACCACTCGTTTATTGTTGACCTTTCCCCACGCCTAGCGGAGGTTGCTCAACTCGATTGGCATACTGATGATGTGATTAATAAAATGCAATATGATTACATTGCTGAGATGCTTGCCGAAACATCACAACGCAATGGTACATTTATCGCTGAGGCTAACAACATCCCTCTGGGGTTCATACATGTTCGCACTCACAAAGACAGTATTTCCGGTGAAACCAGTGGAACAATACCACTGCTTGCTGTAACAGCTGAATCACAAGGTTTAGGTGTTGGTAAAATGCTAATGGCGTGTGCCGAGAAATGGGCTAAAGATTTAGGCTGTCGGTTATTACACCTAGAAGTGTTTGCAAATAATAAAAAAGCGAGCGGCTTCTATCAAACCCTAGGGTTTAAACCAGAAACCGTGCACATGATTAAAACTATCCAGTAA
- a CDS encoding NADPH:quinone oxidoreductase family protein, whose product MKAIICEQFAPLENLKYTDVPDPIAGAGDVIIDIKAAGVNFPDGLLVQGLYQVKPPLPFIPGMEFSGVVIEQGAGASHLPNGTRVLGLSTGTGAFAERIACNPNTLVPIPDAMPHTDAANLLCAHGTAHHALKQRGQLQAGETLLVLGAAGGTGIAAVQIGKAMGARVIAACSTEEKLAIAKQNGADELINYSETELKTALKELTNGKGVDVVYDPVGGDAFDVCSRAMARNGRLLVIGFASGTIPKLPINLTLVKEYSVVGVYWGSFTQHEPAVFADNMKELMGWYSQGKIRLVTDSEFPLSETSAALAKVMNRDVKGKLVLIP is encoded by the coding sequence TATCAAAGCCGCTGGGGTGAACTTCCCTGACGGGCTATTGGTACAGGGGCTTTACCAGGTAAAGCCCCCCTTACCATTTATTCCTGGGATGGAATTTTCCGGCGTCGTCATTGAACAGGGAGCTGGTGCCAGCCACTTACCCAATGGCACCCGAGTACTTGGGCTCTCCACCGGCACCGGCGCTTTTGCCGAAAGGATTGCCTGCAATCCAAACACTTTAGTGCCCATACCCGATGCCATGCCTCACACCGATGCCGCCAATCTTCTCTGCGCTCACGGCACAGCCCACCATGCGCTGAAACAACGCGGTCAATTACAAGCCGGAGAGACGTTGCTGGTATTAGGTGCCGCCGGTGGCACCGGTATTGCCGCGGTACAAATTGGTAAAGCCATGGGCGCACGGGTGATTGCCGCCTGCTCTACCGAAGAAAAGCTGGCCATCGCCAAACAGAATGGCGCCGACGAATTAATTAACTACAGCGAAACCGAGCTAAAAACGGCCCTCAAAGAATTGACTAACGGCAAAGGTGTTGATGTTGTTTACGACCCTGTCGGCGGCGACGCCTTCGATGTTTGCTCCCGCGCCATGGCTCGCAACGGACGTCTACTGGTCATCGGTTTTGCCAGCGGCACCATTCCAAAGCTGCCCATCAATCTAACCTTGGTGAAAGAGTACAGCGTGGTTGGCGTTTATTGGGGTAGCTTTACCCAGCATGAGCCCGCGGTATTTGCCGACAACATGAAAGAACTGATGGGCTGGTACAGCCAAGGCAAGATACGACTAGTGACCGACAGCGAATTCCCCCTATCGGAAACCTCTGCCGCCTTGGCCAAGGTAATGAACCGCGACGTAAAAGGTAAGTTGGTTTTAATCCCTTGA
- a CDS encoding aromatic ring-hydroxylating oxygenase subunit alpha → MQREDLVQEIKILMDLVDNKTTVMADSVMEIDVKEYTSPEQFEREKTALFRHYAQFVGPSCIVPKPGDYFSFDDTGVPILIVRAGDGTLNAFVNICSHRGAPLTDCVSGQAKNGKMFSCPYHGWTYNLDGELIAVPFGKEGFPELDRGKRGLTKLQVEEKYGMIFVMPDPDKTFDIDEVLGGIEQRMSGFGFDDHHYLGSKQVYTDFSWKLNMDTFHEFYHFDFLHPDSIGAMAYGNLASYVEYGRNHSMGSATLSINELKNLPEDQWQPREYSSFVNYIFPNTVIFVVNDHFQVWRVYPISAGRSVVYHSMFIPDKPKDEAEQQTFEDYFQMINDVAVAEDYGLVDKVHRGLQAGIERSVIIGRNEPGVQNMHRQLKEMIGE, encoded by the coding sequence TTGCAACGGGAAGACCTTGTTCAAGAAATAAAAATATTAATGGACTTGGTGGACAATAAGACCACCGTCATGGCCGACAGCGTCATGGAAATCGACGTTAAGGAATATACCAGCCCCGAGCAATTTGAGCGTGAGAAAACAGCGCTTTTTCGTCACTACGCACAGTTTGTCGGCCCCAGCTGTATTGTGCCTAAGCCGGGTGATTACTTCTCTTTTGATGATACCGGCGTGCCCATTTTAATTGTTCGCGCTGGCGATGGTACGCTGAACGCCTTTGTCAATATCTGTTCCCACCGAGGTGCGCCGCTAACAGATTGCGTCAGCGGCCAGGCTAAAAACGGCAAGATGTTCTCATGCCCTTATCACGGTTGGACATACAATCTTGACGGCGAATTGATTGCCGTGCCTTTTGGTAAAGAGGGGTTTCCTGAGCTCGACCGTGGCAAGCGCGGGCTGACGAAATTACAGGTTGAAGAAAAGTACGGCATGATTTTCGTGATGCCAGATCCAGACAAAACATTCGATATAGATGAGGTGTTAGGCGGCATTGAACAGCGGATGTCTGGCTTCGGTTTTGACGATCATCACTATTTAGGCAGCAAGCAGGTCTATACGGATTTTAGCTGGAAACTCAATATGGATACCTTCCATGAGTTTTACCACTTTGATTTTTTACACCCCGATAGCATTGGAGCCATGGCCTACGGTAATTTGGCCAGTTATGTCGAGTATGGCCGCAACCACTCTATGGGGTCGGCCACCTTAAGCATTAACGAATTAAAAAACCTGCCAGAAGATCAGTGGCAGCCCCGTGAATACAGCTCTTTTGTGAACTATATATTTCCCAATACCGTCATTTTTGTGGTCAACGATCACTTCCAGGTTTGGCGGGTATACCCCATCAGCGCTGGCCGCTCGGTGGTTTATCACAGTATGTTTATACCCGATAAGCCCAAAGACGAAGCGGAACAGCAAACCTTTGAAGATTATTTTCAAATGATTAACGATGTGGCTGTGGCGGAAGATTACGGGCTGGTTGATAAGGTGCATCGAGGTTTACAAGCGGGTATCGAACGCAGTGTGATTATTGGCCGAAATGAACCCGGCGTGCAAAACATGCATCGACAGTTAAAAGAGATGATCGGCGAATAA
- a CDS encoding protein adenylyltransferase SelO, with product MEFSNRYIALGERFYQASTPTPVSSPTLFLWNKALATQLTLSDAQQQDEQAMAQYFSGNQPLPGAEPVATAYAGHQFGQFNPQLGDGRAHLLGQVSDQAGRWLDIQLKGSGRSAFSRGGDGRCGLGPAVREFVMSEAMKALGVPTTQCLAVVKSADQVFRQRPEPGAVVTRVASSHIRVGSFQFFAANGDIESLEALCEYSIDTHYPEIRAAEGNRYIRLLDSVIGKQIELVVAWMRVGFIHGVMNTDNTAISGETIDYGPCAMMGDYNPDTVFSSIDTRGRYAFGQQPGIVQWNMARFAECLLSLIDNDDEQLVGELTDLINNFPARYQQAYLAMMAGKCGIAAVAEGDQAFVDALLQQLAEQKLDYTISFDLLTQSLSCDVARTTIEQQLGEVYGQWRQRLSVQGLSNDEVEQVMRAANPRVIPRNHQMEAVIKACVETEDPGSALAFLAVLRHPYELVEGTEHYQQAASDHDAGYQTFCGT from the coding sequence ATGGAATTCAGCAACCGCTATATCGCATTGGGCGAGCGTTTTTATCAAGCGTCGACGCCAACCCCTGTCTCTTCACCCACGCTGTTCCTGTGGAATAAGGCGTTGGCGACCCAGCTGACGTTATCGGATGCCCAGCAGCAGGATGAGCAGGCGATGGCGCAGTATTTTTCTGGCAATCAACCATTGCCCGGCGCAGAGCCTGTTGCCACCGCCTATGCCGGTCATCAGTTTGGTCAATTTAACCCGCAACTGGGCGATGGCCGTGCCCATTTGCTGGGCCAGGTTAGCGATCAAGCCGGCCGGTGGTTGGATATCCAATTAAAAGGCTCTGGCCGCAGTGCTTTCTCCCGCGGTGGTGATGGTCGATGTGGCCTGGGGCCGGCGGTGCGCGAGTTTGTCATGAGTGAGGCGATGAAGGCCTTAGGTGTGCCGACAACGCAATGCCTGGCGGTGGTGAAAAGTGCCGATCAGGTATTTAGGCAGCGGCCAGAACCCGGCGCCGTGGTGACCAGAGTGGCCAGCAGTCATATCCGGGTGGGTAGCTTTCAGTTTTTTGCCGCCAACGGCGATATCGAATCGTTAGAGGCGTTATGCGAGTACAGCATCGATACCCATTACCCCGAGATTAGAGCGGCTGAGGGTAATCGTTATATTCGTCTGCTCGACAGCGTCATTGGCAAACAGATTGAGTTAGTGGTGGCGTGGATGCGGGTGGGCTTTATTCACGGCGTGATGAATACCGATAATACTGCGATCTCTGGTGAGACCATCGACTACGGTCCCTGTGCCATGATGGGTGACTACAACCCCGACACCGTTTTCAGCTCTATCGATACCCGCGGTCGCTATGCCTTTGGCCAGCAGCCCGGTATTGTGCAGTGGAATATGGCTCGCTTCGCCGAGTGCCTGTTGTCATTAATCGATAATGACGATGAGCAGCTGGTCGGCGAGTTAACCGATTTAATCAACAATTTCCCCGCCCGATACCAGCAGGCCTATCTGGCTATGATGGCAGGCAAATGCGGTATAGCCGCTGTCGCCGAGGGCGACCAAGCCTTTGTCGATGCGCTGTTGCAGCAACTGGCCGAGCAAAAACTAGACTACACCATCAGCTTCGATCTATTAACACAATCACTTAGCTGTGATGTGGCAAGAACAACCATCGAGCAGCAGTTAGGTGAGGTATACGGTCAATGGCGGCAACGGCTGTCGGTACAGGGATTGAGTAATGACGAGGTTGAGCAAGTCATGCGGGCAGCAAACCCGCGAGTTATCCCCAGAAACCATCAAATGGAAGCGGTGATCAAAGCCTGTGTCGAGACCGAAGACCCCGGCTCAGCGCTGGCGTTTCTGGCGGTGCTACGCCATCCCTATGAACTTGTCGAGGGCACCGAGCACTATCAACAAGCCGCCAGCGATCACGATGCCGGCTACCAGACTTTCTGCGGCACGTAA
- a CDS encoding pilin, with translation MSKSKLLGLMLLLITLGLMANIISNNHEKKRLAQAVQEQQQRDKEQQQREEEQRIHQQRLQELQEQNRQREALVSREEEQMRLRQEMLAESDKMQDKALRSAKLSQGLQMGTMLKMTVAEYYQIHGRAPTSNREAGLEQPEAYAAGTLAAAEVRRDGVIALVYTADSGVKGGEVYLRPSEQAFGLAWACESPDYRDIDQLISSCVYAQERY, from the coding sequence ATGTCGAAATCTAAGCTATTGGGTTTAATGTTGTTGCTAATAACCCTGGGATTAATGGCTAACATCATCAGCAATAATCACGAGAAAAAGCGTCTTGCCCAGGCGGTACAGGAGCAGCAGCAACGGGATAAGGAACAACAACAGCGGGAAGAAGAACAAAGAATTCATCAGCAGCGGCTGCAGGAGTTGCAGGAGCAAAATCGTCAGCGCGAGGCCTTGGTGAGCCGCGAAGAGGAGCAGATGCGTCTGCGCCAAGAGATGCTGGCCGAATCCGACAAGATGCAGGATAAGGCGCTGCGCTCAGCCAAACTCTCTCAAGGCTTGCAGATGGGCACCATGTTAAAGATGACGGTCGCCGAATACTATCAAATCCACGGGCGGGCGCCGACATCTAACCGAGAGGCCGGCCTTGAACAGCCAGAGGCCTACGCTGCCGGTACCTTGGCCGCCGCCGAGGTGCGTCGTGACGGCGTCATTGCGTTGGTTTACACGGCGGATTCTGGCGTTAAAGGCGGTGAGGTTTATCTGCGCCCCAGCGAGCAAGCGTTTGGCCTGGCCTGGGCCTGCGAGTCGCCGGATTACCGCGATATCGATCAACTCATCTCCTCCTGTGTCTATGCCCAAGAACGGTATTAG
- a CDS encoding YajD family HNH nuclease, with product MSTPSFEQVRAAQLEYNSKRASGYREKALKLFPWVCGRCTREFELKGLSELTVHHVDHNHDNNPNDGSNWELLCVYCHDEEHTKFENLVRYGDTKDKEVKAATYNPFADLKAKMGK from the coding sequence ATGAGCACACCCAGCTTTGAACAAGTACGCGCCGCGCAACTGGAATATAACAGCAAGCGCGCCAGCGGCTACCGCGAAAAAGCACTGAAACTCTTCCCCTGGGTCTGCGGCCGCTGCACCCGTGAGTTTGAACTCAAGGGCCTGTCGGAGCTTACTGTTCACCATGTCGACCACAACCACGACAACAACCCTAACGACGGTAGCAACTGGGAGTTGCTGTGCGTTTACTGCCACGACGAAGAACACACCAAGTTCGAAAACCTCGTCCGTTACGGCGATACCAAAGACAAAGAAGTCAAAGCGGCAACCTACAACCCCTTCGCCGACCTCAAGGCCAAAATGGGCAAGTGA
- a CDS encoding DUF2141 domain-containing protein, which produces MTTLMVRVLILSAAVIFSPAFAEENTGVLTLDITGANPNKGQIIISVYDTEESFLKAALRTVTLPVDDKGGAEFKIADLAFATYSVSAIYDEDSNNELNTNFIGIPKELIGFSNNARGRFGPPSYQETSFPFDQAKTVPIALSKIK; this is translated from the coding sequence ATGACAACATTGATGGTGAGAGTACTGATACTGTCAGCTGCAGTTATTTTTTCACCGGCATTTGCCGAGGAAAACACCGGAGTGCTGACCCTCGATATCACGGGCGCCAACCCAAACAAGGGACAGATTATTATCTCTGTCTACGACACCGAAGAAAGCTTCTTAAAAGCAGCGCTGAGAACCGTCACTCTGCCTGTTGACGACAAGGGCGGGGCGGAATTTAAAATTGCCGACTTAGCCTTTGCCACCTACTCCGTCAGCGCCATCTATGACGAGGACAGCAACAACGAGCTCAATACCAACTTTATCGGTATTCCGAAGGAGCTTATTGGGTTTTCCAATAACGCCCGTGGTCGTTTTGGGCCGCCGAGCTATCAGGAAACGTCTTTTCCCTTTGACCAGGCAAAAACAGTGCCCATCGCCCTCAGCAAGATTAAATAA
- a CDS encoding MYG1 family protein, with translation MNDKTIATHNGNFHADDVFSVAAMKKLFPSFKLIRTRDLELIHKADIVIDVGGEYDPDAGRFDHHQRGGAGERENGIPYSSFGLIWKKYGLQLCQGNQDVANSVDAGLVSNIDAIDCGHVEGVSSGISLSQTISMFNPTWQEDSHFDSCFDQAVDFASRVLTRFIASANGGISAKSIVAKAIEDAEDPRVIVLQQYTPWKRTVHALSEAALYMIYPSQSGQWRIQTVPVEPGSFEDRKSLPKSWAGLSDDALKQVTGIDDAMFCHNGLFIAGAESFASTMKMAAIALQE, from the coding sequence ATGAACGATAAAACCATAGCAACTCACAACGGTAATTTTCATGCAGATGATGTTTTCAGTGTCGCTGCAATGAAGAAGTTATTCCCTTCTTTTAAACTAATACGCACCCGTGATTTAGAGCTTATCCACAAGGCCGATATTGTGATTGATGTGGGTGGCGAATATGACCCGGATGCTGGCCGTTTTGATCACCATCAACGTGGTGGTGCCGGTGAACGTGAAAATGGTATCCCCTATTCCTCATTTGGATTGATTTGGAAGAAATATGGTTTACAACTATGCCAAGGCAACCAAGACGTAGCAAATTCTGTTGATGCGGGCCTGGTATCTAACATAGATGCCATTGATTGCGGTCATGTCGAAGGTGTTTCTAGCGGTATTAGCCTTAGCCAAACTATTTCAATGTTTAATCCAACCTGGCAAGAAGATAGCCACTTTGATAGCTGTTTTGATCAGGCGGTCGACTTTGCATCGCGCGTTCTAACACGATTCATTGCATCCGCTAACGGTGGCATTAGTGCAAAATCCATTGTCGCCAAGGCTATTGAGGATGCAGAAGATCCAAGAGTGATCGTATTGCAACAATATACCCCGTGGAAAAGAACGGTTCACGCCTTGTCTGAAGCGGCTTTATATATGATTTACCCCTCTCAGTCTGGCCAGTGGAGAATTCAAACAGTCCCGGTTGAACCCGGCTCATTTGAAGACAGAAAATCGCTGCCCAAATCATGGGCCGGCTTATCCGATGATGCGCTTAAACAAGTAACCGGTATTGACGACGCCATGTTTTGCCATAATGGTTTGTTTATTGCGGGTGCAGAATCGTTTGCCAGCACGATGAAAATGGCAGCTATCGCACTGCAGGAATAA